A portion of the Diceros bicornis minor isolate mBicDic1 chromosome 20, mDicBic1.mat.cur, whole genome shotgun sequence genome contains these proteins:
- the LOC131418894 gene encoding small ribosomal subunit protein uS17m-like, which yields MSVARSSVHAKWIVGKVIGTAMQKTAKVRVTRLVLDSYLLKYFNKRKTYFAHDALQQCTVGDIVLLKALPIPRTKHVKHELAEIIFKVGRVIDPVTGKPCAGTTYLESPVSLETTHLTKNLEELNISSTQ from the coding sequence ATGTCAGTAGCTCGTTCATCCGTCCATGCCAAGTGGATTGTGGGCAAGGTGATTGGGACAGCAATGCAAAAAACTGCTAAAGTGCGAGTAACCAGGCTTGTTCTGGATTCCTATTTATTGAAGTATTTTAATAAGCGAAAAACCTACTTTGCCCACGATGCTCTTCAGCAGTGCACAGTTGGCGATATCGTGCTTCTCAAAGCTTTACCCATCCCACGAACGAAGCATGTGAAACATGAACTGGCTGAGATAATTTTCAAAGTTGGACGAGTCATAGATCCAGTGACCGGAAAACCCTGTGCAGGAACTACGTACCTGGAGAGTCCAGTAAGTTTAGAAACCACCCACCTAACCAAAAATCTGGAAGAACTCAATATCTCTTCAACACAGTGA